Proteins encoded within one genomic window of Haladaptatus sp. QDMS2:
- a CDS encoding succinylglutamate desuccinylase/aspartoacylase family protein has protein sequence MKRRTVLSRSVAALALAVAGSAPATGEHSDFATATRETYTLLPDTDHATTVHVIEGSEPGPTAMVTGGVHGDETSGLRAAENVASWDIARGTLVVVPRVNVVAIERGTREGTGGDLNRLFPPGEEPESKLARGLWAEIERHDPDVFMDLHRSLGIYGVQPGYVGQAIFPSAAGDAQQHARAVAELLNDEVVPWYMPLHKYHSGGPMPESGPLIANKVGQDLGTPAYVVESTSFLLDLPTRTAWTTRAAAELLERHGIERINGD, from the coding sequence ATGAAACGTCGCACCGTGCTCTCCCGGTCAGTCGCTGCTCTTGCGCTTGCAGTCGCGGGCAGCGCGCCAGCGACCGGCGAGCACAGTGATTTTGCTACGGCAACCCGTGAAACGTACACCCTCCTGCCGGACACGGACCACGCCACGACCGTTCACGTCATCGAGGGCTCCGAACCGGGCCCGACGGCGATGGTCACCGGAGGTGTCCACGGGGACGAAACTTCCGGGCTTCGGGCGGCCGAGAACGTCGCGTCCTGGGACATCGCCCGTGGGACGCTCGTCGTCGTCCCGCGTGTGAACGTCGTCGCGATCGAGCGAGGAACCCGTGAGGGAACCGGCGGCGACCTGAACCGCCTGTTTCCGCCCGGGGAGGAACCCGAATCCAAACTGGCACGCGGACTCTGGGCCGAAATCGAGCGCCACGACCCGGACGTGTTCATGGACCTCCACCGCTCGCTCGGCATCTACGGCGTCCAGCCCGGCTACGTCGGGCAGGCTATCTTCCCGTCGGCGGCGGGCGACGCCCAGCAACACGCACGGGCGGTCGCAGAGCTATTGAACGACGAGGTGGTTCCGTGGTACATGCCCCTCCACAAATATCACTCGGGCGGTCCGATGCCCGAATCCGGCCCCCTCATCGCGAATAAGGTCGGTCAGGACCTGGGCACGCCCGCGTACGTCGTCGAATCGACGAGTTTCCTGCTCGACCTGCCCACGCGCACCGCGTGGACGACGCGCGCGGCGGCGGAACTACTCGAACGACACGGTATCGAACGGATTAACGGTGATTGA
- a CDS encoding VOC family protein — protein MISWSRIDHVQLPIPPGTEPEARKFYGGILGFEQIPKPASLQQNGGCWFRAGEIELHLGVEASHDQRSKQHVALEVANLLAVREGLEAHDVVIQEETPIPGRERFSFRDPFGNRIEVIERTS, from the coding sequence ATGATTTCCTGGTCTCGCATTGACCACGTTCAGCTTCCGATTCCACCGGGCACAGAACCCGAAGCCCGAAAATTCTACGGCGGCATCCTCGGATTCGAACAGATTCCGAAGCCAGCCTCCCTCCAGCAAAACGGTGGGTGTTGGTTTCGTGCGGGCGAGATAGAACTCCACCTCGGCGTCGAAGCCTCCCACGACCAGCGCTCGAAACAGCACGTCGCGCTCGAAGTTGCGAACCTCCTGGCGGTGCGGGAGGGACTCGAAGCACACGACGTGGTCATTCAAGAAGAGACGCCGATTCCGGGCCGCGAGCGGTTTTCCTTCCGCGACCCGTTCGGGAATCGAATCGAGGTGATAGAACGGACGAGTTAG
- a CDS encoding geranylgeranylglycerol-phosphate geranylgeranyltransferase, producing MSMGDRVRGLLELTRPVNAVAAGVLTFIGAFVAGGAFDLPVPTAAAVGATIFATGAGNAINDYFDREIDRINQPERAIPRGAVTPREALVFSVALFAAAVVLALLLPVAAITIAVVNLVALVAYTKLFKGLPGAGNLVVAYLGGSTFLFGGAAVGVLNEAVIVLFALAAISTLTREIVKDVEDIAGDREEGLHTLPIAIGERNALVLGVALLVVAVAASPAPYLQQTFGLAYLLVVVPADLVMLYAGYESFHDPTASQSHLKVGMFLAAFAFIAGRIGVIL from the coding sequence ATGTCGATGGGAGACCGCGTCCGTGGCCTGCTGGAACTCACTCGCCCGGTCAACGCCGTCGCAGCGGGTGTGCTGACGTTCATCGGTGCGTTCGTCGCGGGCGGCGCGTTCGACCTGCCGGTTCCCACGGCCGCAGCGGTAGGAGCGACCATCTTCGCCACGGGCGCGGGCAACGCCATCAACGACTACTTCGACCGGGAAATCGACCGCATCAACCAGCCCGAGCGGGCCATTCCCCGTGGAGCCGTCACGCCGCGTGAGGCACTCGTCTTCAGCGTCGCGCTGTTCGCGGCCGCGGTCGTCCTCGCGCTGTTGCTCCCGGTTGCGGCAATCACCATCGCGGTGGTGAACCTCGTCGCGCTCGTCGCGTACACGAAGTTGTTCAAAGGACTCCCCGGCGCGGGCAATCTGGTCGTGGCGTATCTCGGCGGGAGCACGTTCCTGTTCGGCGGCGCAGCAGTCGGCGTCCTCAACGAGGCCGTCATCGTCCTGTTCGCGCTCGCGGCCATCTCGACGCTGACCCGGGAAATCGTAAAGGACGTAGAGGACATCGCCGGAGACCGCGAAGAGGGATTACACACGCTCCCGATTGCGATTGGAGAACGAAACGCGCTCGTCCTCGGCGTCGCGCTGCTGGTGGTCGCCGTCGCTGCGAGTCCCGCGCCGTATCTCCAGCAAACCTTCGGCCTCGCCTACCTGCTCGTTGTCGTCCCGGCTGACCTCGTAATGCTCTACGCCGGATACGAGAGTTTTCACGACCCGACCGCCAGCCAGTCACACCTGAAAGTGGGCATGTTCCTCGCCGCGTTCGCCTTCATCGCCGGGCGAATCGGTGTCATTCTCTGA
- a CDS encoding recombinase RecA: MYNLGPRLDGHSVNPGSNILITGPPLSGKRQLALNILSQGIEDEEGAIVVSTKESGERIKQEYEATHGPVGDRPLGIVDCVTKHQGLGPATESQTLKFASSPGDMTGIGIKLSEILEHFYRDRNVQHNRVLLHSLSTLVIYSNLQTVFRFLHVFTGRTQSADALGIYILESTAHDEKALSTLAQLFDGVIETTQEAETVRLKGSVA, translated from the coding sequence ATGTATAATCTCGGACCACGACTTGACGGGCACTCGGTGAACCCGGGCTCGAACATCCTCATTACAGGGCCGCCACTCTCCGGAAAGCGACAGCTCGCGCTCAACATCCTCAGTCAGGGCATCGAAGACGAGGAGGGCGCAATCGTCGTCTCCACGAAGGAGAGCGGCGAACGAATCAAACAGGAGTACGAGGCGACCCACGGGCCCGTCGGCGACCGCCCGCTCGGCATCGTCGATTGCGTGACCAAACATCAGGGCCTTGGCCCTGCGACCGAGAGTCAGACGCTCAAATTCGCCTCCTCACCCGGAGACATGACCGGCATCGGAATCAAGCTCTCAGAGATTCTCGAACACTTCTACCGCGACCGGAACGTCCAGCACAATCGGGTGTTGCTTCACTCGCTTTCGACGCTGGTCATCTACTCGAACCTCCAGACTGTGTTTCGCTTCCTGCACGTGTTCACCGGGCGAACCCAGAGCGCGGACGCCCTCGGAATCTACATCCTCGAATCGACGGCCCACGACGAGAAGGCGCTGAGCACGCTCGCCCAGTTGTTCGACGGAGTCATCGAAACCACCCAGGAGGCGGAGACGGTTCGGCTCAAGGGGTCGGTTGCTTAA
- a CDS encoding CoA-binding protein: MPVETDAELREILGLETIAVVGCSSTPGKDAHNIPRYMLNHGYTIIPVNPYAEEIFGMEPYDSLAEVEEEIDMVDVFRPSDEVAGIVDAAIERGDVKVIWTQLGIRDDEAAKRAEESGMRVVQDRCLKVEHARLL; this comes from the coding sequence ATGCCAGTCGAGACGGACGCGGAGCTCCGTGAGATACTCGGACTCGAGACGATCGCCGTCGTCGGGTGTTCATCTACACCCGGCAAAGACGCCCACAACATCCCTCGCTACATGCTGAACCACGGGTACACCATCATTCCGGTGAACCCGTACGCCGAGGAAATCTTCGGCATGGAACCCTACGATTCACTCGCCGAGGTCGAAGAAGAAATCGACATGGTGGACGTGTTTCGCCCCTCGGACGAGGTTGCCGGCATCGTCGATGCCGCCATCGAACGCGGCGACGTGAAGGTCATCTGGACGCAACTCGGCATCCGCGACGACGAGGCGGCAAAAAGGGCAGAAGAGTCGGGAATGCGAGTCGTACAGGACCGCTGTCTGAAAGTCGAACACGCCCGGTTGCTCTAG
- a CDS encoding PLP-dependent cysteine synthase family protein produces MTSHREPLDSVLDTIGETPLVRVHASPDTVPVYAKLESFNPGASVKDRIGLYMLEQMLERGELSPGGTVIEPTAGNTGIGLAIAAGQLGLDAIFVVPERFSVEKQQLMTALGAEIINTPTEDGMGGAIDRAHELADELDDAVVPQQFANPLNAEAHYELTAPEIFDALDGAVGAIVAGCGTAGTLMGIARYALEQNPDTHICAVEPEGSLYSTTKGKDVPEAEYKIEGIGTHNVATNELFDPDIVDSVEQVADRDAHDELKRLAREEGHLVASSAGAASVASLRLARKIEFGDVDAPHNSVVTIFPDSSERYLSKGIYRSFDEWEN; encoded by the coding sequence ATGACCTCGCACCGAGAACCCCTCGACTCGGTTCTTGACACCATCGGCGAAACCCCGCTCGTCCGTGTCCACGCCTCGCCCGATACGGTTCCCGTCTACGCGAAACTCGAATCGTTCAACCCGGGCGCGAGCGTGAAAGACCGCATCGGGCTCTACATGTTAGAGCAGATGCTCGAACGCGGCGAACTCTCGCCAGGCGGGACGGTCATCGAACCGACAGCCGGGAACACGGGCATCGGCCTTGCCATCGCCGCGGGACAACTCGGACTGGACGCGATTTTCGTCGTCCCCGAACGCTTCAGTGTCGAGAAACAGCAGCTCATGACCGCCCTTGGCGCAGAAATCATCAACACGCCGACGGAGGACGGCATGGGTGGAGCCATCGACCGCGCTCACGAACTTGCTGACGAACTCGACGATGCCGTCGTCCCCCAGCAGTTCGCGAACCCGCTCAACGCCGAGGCGCACTACGAGTTGACCGCCCCGGAAATCTTCGACGCGCTGGACGGTGCGGTCGGCGCAATCGTCGCCGGGTGTGGAACCGCCGGGACGCTCATGGGCATCGCCCGCTACGCGCTCGAACAGAATCCCGACACGCACATCTGCGCCGTCGAACCGGAGGGGTCGCTCTACTCGACGACGAAGGGCAAGGACGTCCCAGAGGCCGAGTACAAAATCGAGGGTATCGGGACGCACAACGTCGCGACGAACGAACTGTTCGACCCGGACATCGTCGACAGCGTCGAGCAGGTTGCAGACCGGGACGCCCACGACGAACTCAAACGTCTCGCCCGCGAGGAGGGCCACCTCGTGGCGTCGAGTGCGGGCGCGGCGAGCGTCGCGTCACTCCGACTCGCGCGAAAAATCGAGTTTGGTGACGTCGATGCACCCCACAACTCGGTCGTCACTATCTTCCCCGATTCGAGCGAGCGCTACCTCTCGAAGGGTATCTATCGGTCCTTCGACGAGTGGGAAAACTGA
- a CDS encoding DUF5798 family protein, which produces MGLGGTAKKLQKVADTAEELYRRLNELREQIQALRAQVETTGEKVDSMEATIERQQVILAALAEKQGLDVDELLAEAAVEEEEKTVAESAASDAEPAAETPTDGTN; this is translated from the coding sequence ATGGGACTTGGCGGAACTGCAAAGAAACTCCAGAAGGTTGCGGACACAGCAGAGGAACTCTACCGACGGCTGAACGAATTGCGCGAGCAGATTCAGGCGCTCCGGGCGCAGGTCGAGACGACCGGCGAGAAGGTCGATTCGATGGAAGCGACTATCGAGCGCCAGCAGGTCATTCTCGCCGCGTTGGCGGAGAAACAGGGCCTCGACGTGGACGAACTGCTCGCGGAGGCCGCCGTCGAAGAGGAAGAGAAGACGGTCGCTGAATCGGCGGCATCGGATGCAGAACCGGCCGCCGAAACGCCGACCGACGGCACGAACTGA
- a CDS encoding PIN domain-containing protein — protein MYVETDFLTALIKDEDWLQASALQALDDREDIHTSILAYAEVLVLFYDREQSAYEIDAPRAIANLLELVPIRPVEHEEAVLAAASFLEEHHMTPFDALHAGMAATGGGAVLSSEKDYDTVGLDRLPLESYPDE, from the coding sequence GTGTACGTCGAAACGGATTTTCTGACGGCACTCATCAAGGACGAAGACTGGCTCCAAGCGTCGGCTCTTCAAGCGCTCGATGACCGAGAAGACATTCACACGTCAATCTTAGCCTATGCAGAGGTACTGGTGCTCTTCTACGACCGGGAACAGTCAGCCTACGAGATTGATGCCCCACGTGCAATCGCAAACCTTCTCGAATTGGTACCGATTCGACCTGTGGAACACGAAGAAGCGGTTCTCGCCGCTGCAAGCTTTCTTGAGGAGCACCACATGACGCCGTTCGATGCACTTCACGCCGGGATGGCTGCGACCGGAGGTGGAGCAGTATTGTCCAGTGAAAAAGACTACGACACAGTTGGTCTCGACCGGCTTCCGCTTGAGTCCTACCCCGACGAGTAA
- a CDS encoding AbrB/MazE/SpoVT family DNA-binding domain-containing protein, which produces MSKSTDERGRIYLPKAVRERFGDKYRIVELPSHVALFPVDDDPLQGIREAVGDAFEGEDAGQLKKTARKCIDEEVQAEEKTRSKGRKD; this is translated from the coding sequence ATGTCGAAATCCACCGACGAGCGCGGTCGCATCTACCTCCCAAAAGCCGTGCGCGAACGATTCGGAGACAAGTACCGCATTGTCGAACTCCCAAGCCACGTCGCGCTGTTCCCTGTCGATGACGACCCACTTCAAGGGATCCGCGAGGCGGTCGGTGACGCCTTCGAAGGCGAGGATGCGGGTCAATTGAAAAAGACTGCGCGAAAGTGCATCGACGAAGAGGTACAAGCAGAGGAAAAAACGCGTTCCAAAGGGCGAAAGGACTGA
- a CDS encoding mechanosensitive ion channel family protein: MAPEIPIFNELLGNTYGQYAAQIVFFIGAFLVVFLIGQVILTPIFERLVKRRGLDDHARKPLARVVAILIFFLALFAAFAAAGFGNLLTSLATIAAAATLAIGFAMQDVIKNFVAGIFIYTDKPFRIGDWIEWDSYSGIVEDISLRVSRVRTFDNELLTVPNSTLTDGVIKNPVAKSKLRLKFVFGIGYDDDIDLATKIIMEEAEKHEGIMANPEPSVRLTELADSYVGLQSRIWIDNPSRADFVKTRGEYVTNVKKRFDAEGIEIPYPQRDLSGTVMLQDGSDFGAVEH; the protein is encoded by the coding sequence ATGGCACCAGAGATTCCAATTTTTAACGAACTACTTGGGAACACCTACGGCCAGTATGCGGCACAAATCGTTTTCTTCATCGGCGCGTTCCTCGTCGTCTTCCTCATCGGGCAGGTCATCCTCACCCCGATTTTCGAGCGACTGGTAAAGCGCCGGGGTCTCGACGACCACGCGAGAAAGCCACTCGCCCGCGTTGTGGCAATTCTCATCTTCTTCCTCGCGCTCTTTGCGGCGTTCGCGGCAGCTGGGTTCGGAAACCTGCTCACCTCGCTCGCAACCATCGCGGCGGCCGCGACGCTCGCCATCGGGTTCGCGATGCAGGACGTCATCAAGAACTTCGTCGCGGGCATCTTCATCTACACGGACAAGCCGTTCCGCATCGGCGACTGGATCGAGTGGGACAGCTATTCGGGCATCGTCGAAGACATCAGCCTCCGGGTCAGCCGAGTGCGCACCTTCGACAACGAACTGCTCACCGTCCCGAACTCAACGCTGACCGACGGGGTCATCAAGAACCCCGTCGCGAAGAGCAAACTCCGCCTCAAGTTCGTCTTCGGCATCGGCTACGACGACGACATTGACCTCGCGACGAAGATTATCATGGAGGAAGCAGAGAAACACGAGGGTATCATGGCCAACCCGGAGCCATCCGTCCGGCTCACGGAACTCGCGGACTCCTACGTCGGCCTCCAGTCGCGCATCTGGATCGACAATCCGAGTCGCGCCGACTTCGTGAAGACGCGTGGGGAGTACGTCACGAACGTCAAGAAACGGTTCGACGCCGAGGGAATCGAGATTCCGTACCCACAGCGCGACCTCTCTGGAACGGTCATGCTCCAGGACGGCTCTGACTTCGGCGCAGTCGAACACTGA
- a CDS encoding YhbY family RNA-binding protein codes for MSNHELRKEAHDVDVTVWVGKAGPNAVLEELKDQLQDRKLVKVKFHRSSQAGTTVEEMAAALAEQAGAEVVDTRGNTAVFH; via the coding sequence ATGAGCAATCACGAACTGCGGAAAGAAGCTCACGACGTGGACGTAACCGTGTGGGTCGGCAAGGCCGGCCCGAACGCCGTCTTAGAAGAACTGAAAGACCAGCTCCAGGACCGCAAACTGGTGAAGGTGAAGTTCCACCGCTCTTCGCAAGCGGGGACGACCGTCGAAGAGATGGCAGCGGCACTCGCCGAACAAGCAGGCGCTGAGGTGGTAGACACGCGCGGGAACACAGCGGTGTTCCACTAG
- a CDS encoding ribonuclease P protein component 4, which translates to MTSIAEERIARLHDLSRDAVKAGHEDRAREYVRLARRIAERNRLRLPREFKRYTCPACDTYLVPGRNARVRLRDGHVVIACDCGHIGRYPY; encoded by the coding sequence ATGACATCGATTGCCGAAGAGCGGATTGCGCGCTTGCACGACCTTTCGAGAGACGCCGTCAAAGCAGGTCACGAGGACCGAGCGCGCGAATACGTGCGCCTCGCTCGTCGCATCGCAGAGCGAAATCGCCTCCGACTCCCTCGGGAGTTCAAACGCTACACCTGTCCCGCGTGTGATACGTATCTTGTCCCCGGGCGCAACGCGCGCGTGAGATTACGGGACGGCCACGTCGTCATCGCGTGTGACTGTGGCCACATCGGACGCTACCCGTACTGA
- a CDS encoding glycosyltransferase family 4 protein: MRALNYLELESALARSGIGTATDQQRAALAETEVEVITSPWVGGDLARGVRSALYGGPLLESVDLVHLNTIGPVSLALARRAKSQGVPLILHAHTTGEDFAESFRGSTLAAPVLARYLKWYYSQADLVLCPSEFTRGILESYPVNAPIRPVTNGVDIDALSGHDQLREEYRDRYDLEGMVVFAVGSVFERKGLTTFCELAQETDYDFAWFGTYDTGPQASETVTRWVTDPPENVTFTGWVDDIRGAYGAGDVYLFPTKNENQGIAVLEAMACGKVVVLSDIPVFNEFYTDGEDCLMCSTQAEFREALDRLSNNPELREKLGENARQTAAEHGLDRVGDELLSIYRDVTNH; encoded by the coding sequence GTGCGCGCGCTCAACTATCTCGAACTGGAGTCCGCCCTCGCCCGAAGCGGCATCGGGACGGCGACCGACCAGCAACGCGCAGCCCTCGCAGAGACCGAGGTCGAGGTCATCACCAGCCCCTGGGTCGGTGGCGACCTCGCGCGCGGGGTGCGGAGCGCGCTCTACGGTGGGCCGCTGCTCGAATCGGTGGACCTCGTCCACTTGAACACCATCGGCCCCGTCTCGCTCGCGCTCGCGAGGCGCGCGAAGTCCCAGGGTGTACCGCTCATCCTCCACGCCCACACGACGGGCGAAGACTTCGCGGAGAGTTTCCGCGGCTCGACGCTCGCCGCCCCAGTGCTCGCGCGGTACCTCAAGTGGTATTACTCACAAGCTGACCTCGTGCTCTGCCCGAGTGAGTTCACGAGAGGAATCCTCGAATCGTACCCCGTGAACGCCCCAATTCGGCCGGTCACGAACGGGGTGGACATCGACGCGCTCTCGGGTCACGACCAGCTTCGTGAGGAATACCGCGACCGCTACGACCTGGAGGGGATGGTCGTCTTCGCCGTCGGCAGCGTCTTCGAGCGAAAGGGCCTGACCACCTTCTGTGAACTCGCCCAGGAGACCGACTACGACTTCGCCTGGTTCGGCACCTACGACACTGGCCCGCAGGCGAGCGAAACCGTCACGCGGTGGGTGACCGACCCACCTGAAAACGTCACTTTCACCGGGTGGGTGGACGACATTCGCGGCGCGTACGGCGCGGGCGACGTCTACCTGTTCCCGACCAAAAACGAGAATCAGGGCATCGCCGTCTTAGAAGCGATGGCCTGTGGGAAGGTCGTCGTCCTCAGTGACATTCCCGTGTTCAACGAGTTCTACACCGACGGCGAGGACTGCCTCATGTGCTCGACACAGGCGGAGTTCCGCGAGGCTCTTGACAGGTTGTCGAACAACCCCGAACTCAGAGAAAAACTCGGTGAGAACGCCAGACAGACCGCTGCGGAGCACGGTCTGGACCGCGTCGGAGACGAGCTGCTTTCAATCTACCGTGATGTCACAAACCATTAA
- a CDS encoding glycosyltransferase: MPRVAAFTDTYLPTVNGVTYTVKTWRERWQARGGRMDIVFPRASGYSPEQGEYAVRSLPFPFYDGFYLGTPSVPAAVEDVDIVHAHTPFALGLGALRLARDLEAPFITSYHTPTSEYAEYLAQREFLSNGLGRIAESYERWFFGQANTVLVPSKDTKRHLTDGVGIETRVEVVPNGVDIETFRPTDGEEFRRKHDIDEDRLLVGYTGRHGFEKSLGSILDAVADLDYDVTVVFGGDGPARETLEARAADMAMDIRFLGFLDREDLPAFYAALDVFAFPSPVETQGIVALEANAAGTPVVAVNAGALADTVVDGENGYHFEPGDIAGFRDGIERALANREALSKNCVARRDEISVEAAVDQLLDIYERELAQYS; encoded by the coding sequence ATGCCCCGGGTCGCCGCGTTCACCGACACCTACCTGCCGACGGTAAATGGTGTCACCTACACCGTAAAGACGTGGCGTGAGCGGTGGCAAGCACGGGGCGGTCGAATGGACATCGTCTTCCCGCGTGCGAGTGGCTACAGCCCCGAACAGGGCGAGTACGCGGTTCGGAGCCTCCCGTTTCCGTTTTACGACGGCTTCTACCTCGGTACGCCGTCGGTTCCGGCGGCCGTCGAAGACGTGGATATCGTCCACGCGCACACGCCGTTCGCACTCGGCCTCGGTGCGCTCAGACTGGCCCGCGACCTCGAGGCCCCGTTCATCACGTCCTATCACACGCCGACGAGCGAGTACGCAGAGTATCTCGCCCAGCGTGAGTTTCTCTCGAACGGTCTCGGCCGAATCGCCGAATCCTACGAACGCTGGTTCTTCGGGCAGGCGAACACCGTCCTCGTCCCGAGCAAGGACACCAAACGTCACCTCACTGACGGAGTGGGCATCGAGACGCGCGTCGAAGTCGTGCCGAACGGCGTGGACATCGAAACCTTCCGTCCCACCGATGGCGAGGAGTTTCGCCGAAAACACGACATCGACGAGGACCGCCTGCTCGTCGGCTACACCGGTCGCCACGGCTTCGAGAAGTCGCTCGGTTCGATTCTCGACGCAGTTGCGGACCTCGACTACGACGTGACGGTGGTGTTCGGCGGCGACGGCCCCGCCCGCGAGACGCTCGAAGCGCGCGCCGCGGACATGGCCATGGACATTCGATTCCTCGGCTTCCTCGACCGTGAGGACCTGCCCGCCTTCTACGCGGCCCTCGACGTGTTCGCCTTCCCGAGTCCGGTCGAGACGCAGGGCATCGTCGCACTCGAAGCCAACGCCGCAGGAACACCAGTGGTGGCGGTGAACGCCGGTGCACTCGCGGACACCGTCGTCGACGGCGAGAACGGCTACCACTTCGAACCGGGGGACATCGCGGGGTTCAGAGACGGCATCGAGCGCGCACTCGCGAACCGCGAGGCGCTGAGCAAAAATTGTGTTGCTCGCCGCGACGAGATTAGCGTCGAGGCGGCGGTCGACCAACTGCTAGATATCTACGAGCGCGAACTCGCTCAGTACTCGTAG
- a CDS encoding 3-hydroxyacyl-CoA dehydrogenase family protein, which translates to MRGMDDIDTIGVIGAGTMGNGIAQVAAAAGYDVVMRDIKDEFVERGMGAIDDSLSRFVSKEKLSEDEKTATLERITGTTEFDDLAACDLIVEAAVENMEVKQDIFADLDDLMPEDVVLATNTSTLSITTIASATERPEMVVGLHFMNPVPIMKGVEVVIGEKTAPDVGQLAHDLSEKLGKETWESDDKPGFVTNRILMPWLNEGIRAYDEGVGTKEDIDKGMKLGTNVPMGPLELADHIGLDICLHATETLFEELGERYKPAYLLKRKVDAGDLGKKTGKGFYEY; encoded by the coding sequence ATGCGCGGCATGGACGACATCGACACGATTGGCGTGATTGGCGCGGGAACGATGGGCAACGGCATCGCACAGGTCGCCGCGGCGGCCGGGTACGACGTCGTGATGCGCGATATCAAAGACGAGTTCGTCGAACGTGGCATGGGGGCCATCGACGACTCGCTCAGTCGCTTCGTCTCGAAGGAGAAACTCAGCGAAGACGAGAAGACGGCCACACTCGAACGCATCACCGGCACCACCGAGTTCGACGACCTCGCTGCGTGTGACCTCATCGTCGAGGCCGCCGTCGAGAACATGGAGGTCAAACAGGACATCTTCGCCGACTTAGACGACCTCATGCCCGAAGACGTCGTCCTCGCGACGAACACGAGTACGCTCTCGATTACGACCATCGCGAGCGCGACCGAACGCCCAGAGATGGTCGTCGGCCTCCACTTCATGAACCCCGTCCCCATCATGAAGGGCGTCGAGGTCGTCATCGGTGAGAAGACCGCCCCCGACGTTGGCCAACTCGCCCACGACCTCTCCGAAAAACTTGGCAAGGAAACGTGGGAATCCGACGACAAACCCGGCTTCGTCACCAACCGCATTCTCATGCCGTGGCTCAACGAGGGTATTCGGGCTTACGACGAGGGTGTCGGCACGAAAGAAGACATCGACAAGGGAATGAAACTCGGGACGAACGTCCCGATGGGCCCCCTCGAACTCGCAGACCACATCGGCCTCGACATCTGCCTGCACGCGACCGAGACGCTGTTCGAGGAACTCGGCGAACGCTACAAGCCGGCGTATCTCCTGAAGCGCAAAGTCGACGCCGGCGACCTCGGCAAGAAGACGGGGAAGGGCTTCTACGAGTACTGA
- a CDS encoding class I fructose-bisphosphate aldolase produces MIPVDDSPITRDGKSLILAYDHGLEHGPVDFTDVPERMDPETVFDIATHDAVSAFAVQKGLAEAYYPSYEDDVNLLVKMNGTSNLWMGEPDSPVNCSVDYAAEIGADAVGFTVYSGSNHEVEMFEEFRDVQEKAREYDLPVVMWSYPRGQGLKNDTSPNTIAYAARIAHEIGADIAKVKYPGSQDAMELAVTAAGATKVVMSGGSKTSDEEFLNTVNSAMNAGATGLAVGRNVWQREEPEHILDALGDLIYEGKSVDAALE; encoded by the coding sequence ATGATTCCGGTTGACGACTCCCCAATTACCCGGGATGGAAAGTCACTCATTCTCGCGTACGACCACGGTCTCGAACACGGTCCGGTGGACTTCACCGACGTTCCAGAGCGGATGGACCCAGAGACGGTGTTCGACATCGCGACCCACGACGCAGTAAGTGCCTTCGCCGTCCAGAAAGGTCTCGCAGAAGCCTACTACCCATCGTACGAGGACGACGTGAACCTTCTCGTCAAGATGAACGGGACGTCCAACCTCTGGATGGGCGAGCCAGACTCGCCGGTTAACTGCTCTGTGGACTACGCCGCAGAAATCGGCGCAGACGCCGTTGGCTTTACCGTCTACAGTGGTTCGAACCACGAAGTCGAGATGTTCGAAGAGTTCCGCGACGTTCAGGAGAAGGCCCGCGAGTACGACCTCCCGGTCGTCATGTGGTCCTACCCACGCGGTCAGGGGCTCAAAAACGACACCTCGCCGAACACCATCGCCTACGCCGCCCGCATCGCCCACGAAATCGGCGCGGACATTGCGAAGGTCAAGTACCCCGGCAGTCAAGACGCCATGGAACTCGCCGTCACGGCCGCAGGCGCGACGAAAGTCGTCATGAGCGGCGGGTCGAAGACCTCCGACGAGGAGTTCCTGAACACGGTCAACTCCGCGATGAACGCCGGCGCGACGGGGCTCGCCGTGGGCCGCAACGTCTGGCAGCGCGAAGAACCAGAACACATCTTAGACGCCCTTGGCGACCTCATCTACGAAGGCAAGTCGGTCGACGCCGCACTCGAATGA